In Candidatus Thermoplasmatota archaeon, the sequence CCGGATCTCATAATCAATCCTCACGCGATTCCTTCCCGAATGACCGTCGCCCACGTTCTGGAGACGATTGGCGGGAAGGTTGGCGCGATGCAGGGCCGGATGATCGATGGCACTCCCTTTAGCGGAGAGAGGGAAGAGGCGTTGCGCACGGCGCTGACGGATGCAGGATTCAAGAACAACGGCAAGGAAGTCATGTACGATGGAAGGACCGGCCAGATGATTGAGGCTGAGATCTTCATGGGCGTCATCTACTATCAGAAGTTGCACCATATGGTCTCTGGAAAGCTTCACGTCCGGTCTCGAGGACCCGTCCAGATTCTGACGAGACAGCCCACAGAGGGAAGGTCCAGGCAGGGCGGCCTGAGGTTCGGAGAGATGGAGAGAGACTGCCTGATTGGACACGGCGTGGCCATGGTGATCAAGGACAGGCTTCTCGACGAGTCTGATGGAACACTTCAATACGTCTGCGGCGAGCCGACTTGCGGTCATTTCGCCATCAAGGACCGCAAGGGGAACCTGAGCTGTCCCGTGTGTGGCAACAACACAAGGATCCATCCCGTCCAGACATCGTACGCGTTCAAGCTTCTCCTAGACGAGCTTCTCTCATTGAGTGTGGCAATGCGACTACAGCTCGAGGACCTGAGGTGATCAAATGCTGCGGGGAGTCTCCAAGAGGATAAAATCAATCAAGTTCGCTCTGCTTTCGCCCGATGAGATCAGGAAGATGTCCGCGACGAAAGTCATCACAGCTGACACCTACGATGACGATGGTTTTCCGATAGACATGGGCCTCATGGACTCGCATCTGGGGGTCATAGAGCCAGGACTTAGGTGCAAGACGTGCGGCGGCAAGGTCGACGATTGCCCAGGTCACTTCGGGCACATCGACCTAGCTATGCCGGTCATCCACGTCGGATATGTGAAGGAGCTCAAGAAGCTCCTCCAGGCGACCTGCAGGAAATGTGGACGGCTGCTCCTTAGAGACGAGGAAATCAGAGCGTACGAGAAGGAGATGGAAGCCCTGGATAAGATCGGCGGGACGAAGCTCGACAGGACGATAATGGCGAAGGAGACCGCTCGCGACGCGGCGAAGCGACAGATCTGCCCCCATTGCGATACCGAGCAATCCAAGATCACTTTGGACAAGCCGACCACCTTCAGAGAAGACGGCCACAAGCTCACACCAAAGGAGGTGAGGGAGCGTCTGGAGAGAATCAGGGATGATGACCTACCTTCAATGGGAATCAACCCGAACGTCGCAAGGCCCGAATGGATGATCCTCACGGCCCTGCTTGTCCCGCCAGTGACAGTGCGACCGTCCATAACGCTCGAGAGCGGGGACAGGTCCGAGGACGATCTCACGCACAAGCTCGTCGATGTTCTGAGAATCAATCAGCGACTGAGAGAGAACAGGGACGCCGGCGCTCCACAGCTCATCGTGGAGGACCTTTGGGAACTCCTTCAGTATCATATCACGACATACTTCGACAATCAGACGAGCGGGATTCCCCCTGCCAGACACCGCTCCGGTCGTCCACTCAAGACACTCGTCCAGAGGCTGAAGGGCAAGGAGGGCAGGTTCCGGTCCAACCTCAGCGGGAAGCGCGTGAACTTCTCCGCGAGGACGGTCATATCGCCGGACCCGCTGCTCTCCATAAACGAGGTGGGAGTGCCGGTCGAGGCCGCAAGGGAACTGACGGTGCCGCTACACGTGCAGCAGTACAACATGGACTGGGTGCAGGAATTGGTGAAGCGGGGACCCTTGCCAGAAGGGGACGGTTACATACCCGGCGTCAACTACGTGATAAGGCAGGATGGGAGACGAATCAGAGTGACTGACAAGAATGCGGAGACCGTTGCCGAGACCGTCGACATTGGCTACATAGTGGAGCGGCAACTCCAGGAAGGCGACATAGTCCTCTTCAACAGGCAACCATCGCTCCACCGAATGAGCATGATGGCCCACGAGGTCAGGATCATGCCGTTCAAGACCTTCCGGTTCAACCTGGCAGTATGTCCACCTTACAACGCAGATTTCGACGGCGACGAGATGAATCTCCACGTTCTTCAGAGCGAGGAAGCCAGGGCCGAGGCTAAGATATTGATGAGGGTTCAGGAGCACATACTGTCACCGCGATTCGGCGGTCCGGTGATCGGGGCGATCCACGACCACATCAGCGGCGGCTTCCTGATGACGCACAGGGACTCCAAGTTCGATATGGAGCAGTCCTCTCGCATACTCTCGTTCGTCGGTGATCTCAAGCTGCCGAAGCCCACGATCGTGGAGGACGGTGTGGAGTACTGGACGGGGAAGCAGCTTTTCAGCCTGGCCATTCCCGACGACCTCAACATGGTATTCAGAGCCTCCATCTGCCAGAACTGTGATACTTGCGACAAGGAGGACTGCGAGAGCGATGCATATGTCAAGGTGGTGGACGGTGAAATCATCTCGGGAACGGTTGACGAGAAATCCATCGGAGCCTTCAACGGGAAGATACTCGACAAGATAGCGCGTGACTACGGGTCCAACCGCGCTAGGACGTTCATCGACCAAGCGACGAAGTTCGCCATCGGCGCCATCATGGTCCGTGGATTCACGACGGGGATCGACGATGAGGACATCCCGGAAAGCGAGAAGATGAAGATCGCCGAGATACTTCAGAAGGCCGTCGATGGAGTCAGTGCGCTTGTCCAGGCATACAAGGAGGGCGACCTCGAACAGATGCCCGGGCGGTCGCTTGAAGAAACGCTCGAGGTGGAGGCGATGAAGAAGCTCGGACGGGCGAGAGACGATGCCGGTAATCACGCGGGCAAGCACCTCGGTCTCGAGAACTCGGCTGTTATAATGGCTCGAAGCGGTGCCAGGGGCTCCATGCTCAACCTCAGCCAGATGGCCGGGTGCGTAGGTCAGCAGGCAGTGAGGGGAGAGAGGATATCCAGAGGCTACTGGAACAGGACCCTTCCCCACTTCCCGAAGGGCGATCTCGGTGCAGAGGCGAAGGGGTTCGTGAAGTCTTGCTACAAGAGCGGGCTGACCCCAACGGAGTACTTCTTTCACAGCATGGGAGG encodes:
- a CDS encoding DNA-directed RNA polymerase subunit A', with the protein product MLRGVSKRIKSIKFALLSPDEIRKMSATKVITADTYDDDGFPIDMGLMDSHLGVIEPGLRCKTCGGKVDDCPGHFGHIDLAMPVIHVGYVKELKKLLQATCRKCGRLLLRDEEIRAYEKEMEALDKIGGTKLDRTIMAKETARDAAKRQICPHCDTEQSKITLDKPTTFREDGHKLTPKEVRERLERIRDDDLPSMGINPNVARPEWMILTALLVPPVTVRPSITLESGDRSEDDLTHKLVDVLRINQRLRENRDAGAPQLIVEDLWELLQYHITTYFDNQTSGIPPARHRSGRPLKTLVQRLKGKEGRFRSNLSGKRVNFSARTVISPDPLLSINEVGVPVEAARELTVPLHVQQYNMDWVQELVKRGPLPEGDGYIPGVNYVIRQDGRRIRVTDKNAETVAETVDIGYIVERQLQEGDIVLFNRQPSLHRMSMMAHEVRIMPFKTFRFNLAVCPPYNADFDGDEMNLHVLQSEEARAEAKILMRVQEHILSPRFGGPVIGAIHDHISGGFLMTHRDSKFDMEQSSRILSFVGDLKLPKPTIVEDGVEYWTGKQLFSLAIPDDLNMVFRASICQNCDTCDKEDCESDAYVKVVDGEIISGTVDEKSIGAFNGKILDKIARDYGSNRARTFIDQATKFAIGAIMVRGFTTGIDDEDIPESEKMKIAEILQKAVDGVSALVQAYKEGDLEQMPGRSLEETLEVEAMKKLGRARDDAGNHAGKHLGLENSAVIMARSGARGSMLNLSQMAGCVGQQAVRGERISRGYWNRTLPHFPKGDLGAEAKGFVKSCYKSGLTPTEYFFHSMGGREGLVDTAVRTSRSGYMQRRLINALEDLKVKEDRSVRNTADTIVQFKFGEDGIDPSRSVQGRAVDVDDILRDVLGPKKFATLPDERAVRRYGGLEEGMEMTEEEAEGKSGED